The Deinococcus radiotolerans genomic interval CGTAGCAGGTTGATGCCGACCAGCACGTCGTAATGCCCCAGCCTCAGGTCGCGGATGATGACCTGACGCTCGACGGAGTCGATGTCGCTGTGCATGTAGCGCGCCTTCACGCCCTTCTCGAGCAGGTACTCGGTGAGGTCCTCGGACATCCGCTTCGTGAGGGTCGTGACCAGGGTGCGTTCGCCCTTCGCGCTGCGCTCGCGGACGCGGCCCAGCAGGTCCTCGATCTGCCCCTGGATGGGCCGGATGCCCACGGGCGGGTCGATCAGGCCGGTCGGGCGGATGATCTGGTCGGCGACCGAGTCGCTGTGCTCCCGTTCGTACGGGCCGGGCGTGGCGGACACGAACACCAGCTGCCCGGTCTTGCTCATGAACTCGTCGAAGTTCAGCGGGCGGTTGTCCATCGCGCTGGGCAGGCGGAAGCCGTAGTCCACCAGCGTCTGCTTTCTGGCCCGGTCGCCGTTCGCCATCCCGCCGATCTGCGGGACCGTCACGTGCGACTCGTCGATGAACGTCACGAAGTCGTCCGGGAAGTAATCCAGCATCGTGTACGGCGTGTGCCCCGCCGCGCGCCCGTCAATGTGACGGGAGTAGTTCTCGATGCCCGAGCAGTACCCCAGCACCTTCAGCATCTCCAGGTCGTAGAGGGTGCGTTCCTTCAGGCGCTGCGCTTCAAGCAGCTTTCCGGTCGACTTGAAGTACTCCAGTCTCTCGTCCAGTTCCTGCTGGATGGTCACGATGGCCCGCTCGATGTTCCCCGCGCTGCTCACGTAGTGCTTGGCGGGGTACACCACGGTCGCGTCCAGATCCGCCAGCCGGTCCCCGGTCAGCGGGTGCACCACGCTGATGCGTTCCACGTCGTCGCCCCACAGCTCGATCCGCAGCGGCTGCTCGTCGTACGCGGCCCATACCGTGACCACCTCGCCCTTTACCGCGAAACGGCCCGGCATCAGCTCGATGTCATTGCGTTCGTACTGCATGTTCACCAGCCGCCCCAGCAACTCGTCACGCGGCATCTGCCCGCCCTTCTTCAGCACTGCGTTCAGCGCCGTGTACTCCTTCGGGTCACCCAGGCCATAGATGCAGCTGACCGACGCCACCACGATCGTGTCCCGCCGCGTCAGCAGGCTGCGCGTGGTCGAGTGCCGCAGCCGCTCAATCTCCTGGTTGATGCTGGCGTCCTTCTCGATGAACAGGTCCTTCCCGGGCACGTACGCCTCGGGCTGGTAGTAGTCGTAGTAACTGATGAAGAACTCCACCGCCGCGTCCGGGAAGAACTCTCGGAATTCGGATGCCAGCTGCGCGGTCAGGATCTTGTTCGGCGCCATGATCAGCGCCGGGCGCTGGGTCTCCTCGATGACCTTGGCCATGGAGTACGTCTTGCCGGTGCCGGTCGCGCCGAGCAGCGTCTGGAAGCGCAGGCCGGAATCCAGGCCGTCTACCAGGGAACGGATGGCGGTGGGCTGATCCCCGGAGGGCTGGAACGCGGACGTGACCTTGAGCATGGAACCTCCAGAAGCAGGTGGGGAAGGGGAGAGTGGGCGCAGCCCGAACGAATCTCCGTATTTTACGCCCCGGACGTAAGGGGATGGTAAGCGAGATGGCTGAAGGGAACCTTGACCTGCGGGCCGTACACTGCCCGTCATGCGCGCCCGCCCTGCCGCCCTGATCTTCATCCTGCTGACGGCCCTGATCGACATCATCGGGATCGGGTTGATCATTCCGGTGCTGCCAGGGCTGGTGAAGGAACTGGCCGGGTCGGAGGTGGCGGGCGCGCGCACGATCGGCTGGCTGACGGCGGCGTACGCGGTGATGCAGTTCGTGTTCGCGCCGATCCTGGGTCGCCTGAGTGACCGCTACGGTCGGCGGCCGGTGCTGCTGCTGTCCCTGACGGGCCTGGGCCTGGACTACCTGCTGCTGGCATTCGCGCCGAACCTGTGGTGGCTGCTCGCGGGGCGCGTCCTGGCCGGGATCACCGGGGCGAGCCTGACGGTCGCAAACGCGTACATCGCGGACGTCACGCCGCCCGAGGCGCGCGCGAAGAACTTCGGACTGCTGGGCGCGACCTTCGGGGTGGGGTTCATCCTGGGGCCCGCGCTGGGCGGCCTGCTGGGCGAGTATGGGCTGCGCGTGCCGTTCCTGGTCGCGGCGGGCCTGACCGGCCTGAACGTCCTGTACGGCCTGTTCGTCCTGCCCGAGTCGCTGCCGCCCTCGGCCCGCACCCGTGACCTGCGCCGGGGCGACCTGAACCCCTTAAAACCCCTGGCGGCACTGGCGCAGTACCCGATCCTGCGCAGCCTCACCCTGACGTTCGTGCTGCTGGGCCTTGCGGGTCAGGTGATCTTCAGTACGTGGGTGCTGTACACCGAACGCGTCCTGTCCTGGAGCCCGTCGCAGAACGGCGTGGCACTGGCATTCTTCGGGGTGCTGACGGCCGCCGTGCAGGGGGGCCTGATCGGGCCGTTCATCGCCCGTTTCGGCGAGCGGCGCACCATCATGACCGGACTGGTCAGCAGCGTCCTGGAATTCCTGGTGCTCAGCGTGGCCCGCAGCGGCCCACTGCTGTACGCGTCCCTGGTCGTGGGGGCGCTGGGCGGCCTCGCGAACCCCGCCATCCAGGGCCTGATCTCCCGTCAGGTCGGCGAGACCGAGCAGGGCCGCGTGCAGGGCGCCATCACCAGCCTGAACAGCCTCGTGGGCGTGGTGGGGCCCATCGTGGCGACCAGCGTGTACGCCGCCGGGTCGGGCGCGGGTTTTCCCGGCGCGGCCTTCCTGATGGGCGCGGTGCTGTCCGTGATCGGCACGTTCGTCCTGCTGGGTGTCCTGCGCGGCCTGCCGGACACGGGGCGACCGGCGCAGGGATAAGGCAGGACAGCGGGTGAGGGGCCGCCTTACTTCGGGGGTCCCTCTGCCGGGTCGCCGCGCAGGACCTCCTCCGCGACGGTCAGGAACGCGCGGATGATGGGGTTGCGGCCGTCACCGCGCCGCCACACGGCCACGATGTCCACGGTGGGGGCGTCCTCGATGGGGCGGTAGGCGACGCCGGGCAGGGACAGGCGGCTGAAGAACTCAATCGGCAGGAACACGCCGACGCCCGCCGCGACCAGGGACAGCAGGGTGGGCACCTCGATGGCCTCCTGCACGACGTGGGGGGTAAATCCGGCGCCGGCGCACCAGCGCATGACCTGATCGAAGTACGTGGCGCGGATCTGCCGGGGGAAGAAAACGAAGGGCTCGGCCCGCAGGTCGCTGATCTTCAGCCGGCGTTTGCGGGCCAGGGGGTGCGCGGCGGGCAGCGCGGCCACCAGCGGCTGGCGCCACAGGGCGCGCGAGTCGAGGCTGGGGTCGCGCACGGGCAGCAGCATCAGACCGATGCCCACCTGCCCGCCGCGCAGCGCGGCCTCCTGTTCCTGCGCGGTGAGTTCGCGCAGATCCACGCTGACGTTCGGGTACAGCTCCCGGAAGCGCCGCACGATCTCCGGCAGGCCGCCGAAGGCGAGGCCGCTGACGAAACCCACGCTCAGGCGGCCCACCTCGCCCCGCGCGGCGCGGCGGGCGCGCTCGACGGTCTGTCCGGCCAGGGCGAGCGTCTCGCGCGCGCCGATCAGGAATTCCTGCCCGGCGGGGGTGAGCTGCACGCGGCGGGTGGTGCGCAGCACCAGCGGCACGCCCACCTCCTCCTCCAGGTTGCGGATGGAGTTGCTGAGGGCCTGCTGGACGACGAACACACGTTCGGCGGCCCGCCCGAAGTGTTCCTCCTCGGCCAGGGCCACGAAGTGCCGCAGGTGACGCAGTTCGATCGACATGCCTGAGCGGCAGCGTAGCGCGCGCCACCCACCAGTGACAGTGGTGAATCCCATGAGAATTCCCTGTTGGAAGTGTGGGACCGGCGGGGCCTATGCTGGGCAGCATGACGCAGTCTCCCAAGAACACGGCCCCGCCGAACCGGCCCGCGCGCGCCGGCATGAACGCGCAGGAACGCCAGCAGCTCAACGCGGTCGAGACGCAGGAGTGGCTGGACTCGCTGGCGTACGTGTTCGCGGACGCCGGGGACAACCGCGCGGCGGAACTGCTCGAGGAACTCGATCACTACGCGTACTTCCACGGCGCGCCGATCACGTTCAAGCAGAACACCCCCTACATCAACACCATCGACGTCGAGGCGCAGCCCGAGTACCCCGGTGACGCCGAGATCGAACGCAAGATCCGCAACATCATCCGCTGGAACGCGGTGGCCATGGTCATCAAGGCGAACAAGAACAGTGACGGGATCGGCGGGCACCTGTCCACGTACGCCAGTGCCGCCGAGCTGCTGGAGGTGGGCTTCAACCACTTCTTCCGCGGGCACGGCGCCGGGCAGGACCGCGACCTGATCTTCTACCAGGGCCACGCCAGCCCCGGCGTGTACGCCCGCTCCTTCCTGGAGGGCCGTTTCGACGAGGCCCGCATGAACCGCTTCCGCCGCGAACTCCAGCCGGGGGGCGCGGGCCTCTCAAGCTACCCGCACCCCTGGCTGATGCCCGACTACTGGGAGTTCCCGACCGTCAGCATGGGCCTGGGCCCCATCCAGGCGATCTACCAGGCGCGCTTCATCAAGTACCTCGAAAACCGCAGCCTGAAACCCAAGGGGGACGCGAAGGTCTGGGCGTTCCTCGGGGACGGCGAGATGGACGAGCCGCAGAGCATCGGCGCGATCAGATTTGCCGCGTACGAGAACCTCGACAACCTGATCTTCGTGCTGAACGCCAACCTCCAGCGCCTCGACGGGCCGGTGCGCGCCAACAGCAAGGTCATCCAGGAGTTCGAGGCGCTGTTCCGCGGCGCGGGCTGGAACGTCATCAAGGTCATCTGGGACAGCAAGTGGGACGAACTGCTCTCCCGGGACTACAACGGCCACATCGTCAAGCGCTTCGAACTGCTCGTGGACGGCGAATCGCAGCGCTACGCGGCGTTCGGTGGGAAGGAACTGCGCGAGAAGTTCTTCAACACCCCCGAACTCAAGGCCCTGATCGAGGGCTGGAGCGACGCAGACCTGGAACTGCTGAACCGCGGCGGGCACGACATCAACAAGATCTACGCCGCGTACGCCTCGGCCGTGAAGCACCAGGGCAGCCCCACCATCATCATCCCGCGGACCATCAAGGGTTACGGCCTGGGCGAGAGCGCGCAGGCCCGCAACGTTGCCCACCAGGTCAAGAAGCTCGACTTCCACAGCCTCAAGGACCTGCGCGACACGCTGGAACTCCCCCTGACCGACGAGCAGGTCGAGCACCTCGAGTACTACCACCCCGGTCCCGACAGCCCCGAGGTGAAGTACGCCCTGGAACGCCGCGCGGCCCTCGGCGGGCCGATTCCCGCCCGCCGGGTCGAGTACCCGCACCCCACCATCCCGAACGGCGAGTTCTACGAGGAGTTCGCCAAGGGCAGCGGCGAACGCCAGGTGAGCACCACCATGGCCGCCGTGCAGATCATCAGCAAACTCCTGCGCGACAAGGAGATCGGCAAGCTGGTCGTGCCCATCGTCCCCGACGAGGCCCGCACCTTCGGCATGGACGCCCTGGTGCCCCGCATCGGCATCTACTCCCCGCGCGGCCAGACCTACACCCCGGTCGACAGCGGCTCGCTGATGGCCTACAAGGAAAGCGTGGACGGCCAGATGCTCGAAGAGGGCATCACCGAGGACGGCGCCATGGCCTCCTGGATCGCGGCCGGCACCGCTTACGCCAACCACGGCGTGCCGACCATCCCGTTCTTCGTGCTGTACTCCATGTTCGGCATGCAGCGCGTCGGTGACCTCGTGTGGGCCGCCGCCGACCAGCGCGCCCGCGGCTTCATCCTCGGCGCGACCGCCGGCCGCACCACCCTGGCCGGCGAGGGCCTCCAGCACCAGGACGGCAACAGCCACCTCCAGGCGTACGTCGTCCCGAACCTCAAGACCTACGACCCGGCCTTCGCGTACGAACTGGCCGTGATCATCGAGAGCGGCATCCAGCGCATGTACGTGGACGGCATCGACGAGTTCTACTACGTCACCATCGACAACGAGAACGAGG includes:
- a CDS encoding TCR/Tet family MFS transporter gives rise to the protein MRARPAALIFILLTALIDIIGIGLIIPVLPGLVKELAGSEVAGARTIGWLTAAYAVMQFVFAPILGRLSDRYGRRPVLLLSLTGLGLDYLLLAFAPNLWWLLAGRVLAGITGASLTVANAYIADVTPPEARAKNFGLLGATFGVGFILGPALGGLLGEYGLRVPFLVAAGLTGLNVLYGLFVLPESLPPSARTRDLRRGDLNPLKPLAALAQYPILRSLTLTFVLLGLAGQVIFSTWVLYTERVLSWSPSQNGVALAFFGVLTAAVQGGLIGPFIARFGERRTIMTGLVSSVLEFLVLSVARSGPLLYASLVVGALGGLANPAIQGLISRQVGETEQGRVQGAITSLNSLVGVVGPIVATSVYAAGSGAGFPGAAFLMGAVLSVIGTFVLLGVLRGLPDTGRPAQG
- a CDS encoding LysR substrate-binding domain-containing protein; this translates as MELRHLRHFVALAEEEHFGRAAERVFVVQQALSNSIRNLEEEVGVPLVLRTTRRVQLTPAGQEFLIGARETLALAGQTVERARRAARGEVGRLSVGFVSGLAFGGLPEIVRRFRELYPNVSVDLRELTAQEQEAALRGGQVGIGLMLLPVRDPSLDSRALWRQPLVAALPAAHPLARKRRLKISDLRAEPFVFFPRQIRATYFDQVMRWCAGAGFTPHVVQEAIEVPTLLSLVAAGVGVFLPIEFFSRLSLPGVAYRPIEDAPTVDIVAVWRRGDGRNPIIRAFLTVAEEVLRGDPAEGPPK
- the uvrB gene encoding excinuclease ABC subunit UvrB, which produces MLKVTSAFQPSGDQPTAIRSLVDGLDSGLRFQTLLGATGTGKTYSMAKVIEETQRPALIMAPNKILTAQLASEFREFFPDAAVEFFISYYDYYQPEAYVPGKDLFIEKDASINQEIERLRHSTTRSLLTRRDTIVVASVSCIYGLGDPKEYTALNAVLKKGGQMPRDELLGRLVNMQYERNDIELMPGRFAVKGEVVTVWAAYDEQPLRIELWGDDVERISVVHPLTGDRLADLDATVVYPAKHYVSSAGNIERAIVTIQQELDERLEYFKSTGKLLEAQRLKERTLYDLEMLKVLGYCSGIENYSRHIDGRAAGHTPYTMLDYFPDDFVTFIDESHVTVPQIGGMANGDRARKQTLVDYGFRLPSAMDNRPLNFDEFMSKTGQLVFVSATPGPYEREHSDSVADQIIRPTGLIDPPVGIRPIQGQIEDLLGRVRERSAKGERTLVTTLTKRMSEDLTEYLLEKGVKARYMHSDIDSVERQVIIRDLRLGHYDVLVGINLLREGLDLPEVSLVAILDADKPGFLRSERALIQTIGRAARNVNGEVILYADTVTPAMQFAMDETARRREKQMAYNEAHGITPTTVIKGVRDVIRGEEQPDEISSATVGNDRDTLSAQLTDLELDMWQASEDLDFERAASLRDQIRAIEAKLQGKEFQQATVPGQKVRRKGRR
- the aceE gene encoding pyruvate dehydrogenase (acetyl-transferring), homodimeric type; the encoded protein is MNAQERQQLNAVETQEWLDSLAYVFADAGDNRAAELLEELDHYAYFHGAPITFKQNTPYINTIDVEAQPEYPGDAEIERKIRNIIRWNAVAMVIKANKNSDGIGGHLSTYASAAELLEVGFNHFFRGHGAGQDRDLIFYQGHASPGVYARSFLEGRFDEARMNRFRRELQPGGAGLSSYPHPWLMPDYWEFPTVSMGLGPIQAIYQARFIKYLENRSLKPKGDAKVWAFLGDGEMDEPQSIGAIRFAAYENLDNLIFVLNANLQRLDGPVRANSKVIQEFEALFRGAGWNVIKVIWDSKWDELLSRDYNGHIVKRFELLVDGESQRYAAFGGKELREKFFNTPELKALIEGWSDADLELLNRGGHDINKIYAAYASAVKHQGSPTIIIPRTIKGYGLGESAQARNVAHQVKKLDFHSLKDLRDTLELPLTDEQVEHLEYYHPGPDSPEVKYALERRAALGGPIPARRVEYPHPTIPNGEFYEEFAKGSGERQVSTTMAAVQIISKLLRDKEIGKLVVPIVPDEARTFGMDALVPRIGIYSPRGQTYTPVDSGSLMAYKESVDGQMLEEGITEDGAMASWIAAGTAYANHGVPTIPFFVLYSMFGMQRVGDLVWAAADQRARGFILGATAGRTTLAGEGLQHQDGNSHLQAYVVPNLKTYDPAFAYELAVIIESGIQRMYVDGIDEFYYVTIDNENEVQPAMPADGRSHEEIREGIVRGLYRLQRSAMKKPKLQAQILAGGPAMGAAQEAVTMLEKYGVAADLWSVTSYKELHQDALLAQRHNMLHPTAEPRVPYVAQQLSRENAPGVLISVSDYIKLGADGLNGHLDRKLWTLGTDGFGRSEARAELRDFFEVDAKHVVLATLYALQRDGKIKGEVVAQAIADLGIDTERDAPVLR